One part of the Sus scrofa isolate TJ Tabasco breed Duroc chromosome 8, Sscrofa11.1, whole genome shotgun sequence genome encodes these proteins:
- the AMTN gene encoding amelotin: protein MKTTILLFCLLGSTLSLPMQFNPVLGLPPTKLVPDQATLRNQQQPNQVFPSLSLIPLTQMLTLGSDLQLLNPAIGMVPSSQTLPLTLGALNVQQQLQPQVSSRTYSMIPVIVAHLGAQGAILSSEELFLSFIPFQPATRQILTGLIFHTLFPGAILPPSPAKPDAQNGIHPAGQAGANPAVQGTPRGPFPTSSGTDDDFDVTTPAGLQRGTHATEETTTGSPNGKFSKPGKCP from the exons ATGAAGACTACAATTCTACTGTTTTGTCTCCTAGGATCAACTCTGTCATTACCA ATGCAGTTCAATCCTGTTTTGGGACTTCCTCCAACAAAGCTGGTTCCAGATCAGGCAACCCTACGAAACCAACAGCAGCCAAATCAG GTCTTCCCTTCCTTAAGTCTAATACCGTTGACACAAATGCTCACACTGGGGTCAGATCTGCAACTG CTAAATCCTGCTATAGGGATGGTACCTAGTTCCCAGACCCTCCCTCTGACCCTAGGGGCACTGAACGTACAACAGCAGCTACAACCACAAGTAAGTTCAAGAACCTACTCA aTGATACCAGTTATTGTAGCACACCTTGGAGCCCAG ggTGCTATCCTAAGCTCAGAggaattg TTTCTGTCCTTTATTCCATTCCAGCCAGCCACCCGGCAAATCTTAACAGGCCTTATCTTCCATACCTTATTCCCCGGAGCCATCCTGCCCCCCAGTCCAGCTAAACCAGATGCCCAAAATGGAATCCATCCTGCAGGACAAGCAGGAGCCAATCCTGCCGTCCAGGGAACCCCACGGGGCCCCTTCCCAACTTCCAGTGGCACAGATGATGATTTTGACGTGACCACCCCTGCTGGACTCCAAAGGGGCACACACGCTACAGAGGAAACCACCACAGGGTCACCAAATGGTAAGTTCTCCAAGCCAGGAAAGTGCCCTTGA